TGCATTGTCAAGGTGAAATAAGTATGAGgttgatttaataattattttaaatttatatgttttatttattattcattgtgTGTTTCTTACTTGTTAATGCTTTATCAATTGTAAACTATGTAATACTACGAATACTTTTTCCTTGGAATATATAATtagttctctctccctctatattaaggatattttttaagaaattattgtttatttaaataaatataataatatctatTTAAGAATTATCTCAACCAATATTTTATCCATCTGAGAAGTTTTTTGGCTATCTAAAAATCTAATAAGTGTCAACTCTCTCAAATAATTGATTTTAGTATCCTTTGTGTTCATTGGACTATAATAATACGTAAGTAGACACTGCAACATAGATCATGTGAAATTGAAATTAACATGTTAGGATTTACAAGGTGAAAGAGTGAAGATACTATGATTTTTTGTAGGCAATCAAAACTTTTCTCAATAATTGTGTTATTATGTTGTAGTccactaatattttaattttttaggtcACGAAAAAAAGTTCCAAAACCTAATGCAATCCTATTAAAATGTTGAAAACAAGTAATCATGTCACATTATCAATGGCTGAAAATTGATGTGTGGTCTAACATCCATACTCTGAAGCACaaatacattacataatttaattttattatctaaGGTGCGTTGTAGTGTAGTAGCAACCTTTCAAATGAGAGGCCCCGATTCACCATCAATAAGTTTTCTATATAAGATTTGTGTAAGATGTCATCGAATGCACTATAAAGCGCTGATAGGTAATCGTGAATCGTGATATAGGCATAGCCTTAAATATTAGCACTTTTAAATAAATTGCAAAGGCTCCAAAATGATATTCTTAATTCTCGAGAACTCGTCTTCTCTAGTAGAAAATTATACAATAGTAATTGTGAGAAAATTAGAGAGACCTTCTTAGCAACAACCTTACCTTATATATAGGCTACATTAAATTGTGTTTGATCTTAGTAATGTGAAATGCGGACATGATTGAAAATAAGTATTATTTGAATGTATAAATCACAGACACGGATCTTAAAGTTAAATACCATTAAAAATATTCATAGGcatacaataatttattttacacTTAAGACTTGAAGAAAAGATAAGACCATTACAAAtgctttataattatataaattctcTTGTCGTTGTTTTAACTCGCAATTTATATTTTGATAATCAATTatcgcaccttcatttccatgccaaaATAACACACATAGTGTAGCATATCATAAGGAACCATAAATGAAGGTCCCCGAGAACAACAGGGGCCAAACAATTTTACTGAAAATAAGCAGCTACGAAGATGAAAATTTACATGATTCGCATATCGGACAGTGCAATAGGCAGACGCAGGAGACGAGATCACATATTGCATTCGAAGGACAGAGGAAGAGGAAATGAGAGAgacagaaaaagagaagaagaagaattagaagagggagatgatgatttAAAGAGAATCACACTTAGTGGGCTTGAAAGAGAGCGTGTTCTGAGCATTGTTGTAAAGGATATGGAAGTTTTGCTGCTGTATGTTTCCGAAGATGGAAGGATTCCCCGATGGTTCACCCAACATTGCCAGGCACAAGAGATTTTCAGATGCCTGAATGAAAAAGTTGTCTGCCGGAAGCTCGTAATCCACGCCGCCTTTGAAGTTGAAGACGAGGGTTGGCAAGGTGAGGTGAGCGGATGATGTGTGGTAACAAAGATCCAAACCTGTAGAAGAGCCGTCTACAGGAGTGAGATCAATGGCGGACTGAATTGCTTCCTTAAGAGGAGAGTAGGCAGCCTGGTCCAGGATGGTAACAGTGGTTCCGGAGTCGATGATCATACCTCCGCTGCCGTCCGATTGCAGATCGAAAGTTCCAGGAGGAATATctagtgccttaccattgagggtgATTCCTGTAATAGGAATGTACCAGAAAGTGGGAATGATACTGCTCTTGATGAGTGGGAGAGTCTTGGCTCCTCCGCTCAAGGAAGCACCCTCGCCGAAAAAGAGGGGGCTGGTTTGTGAAGAAGAGTCGGTGATGGGCAAAAGACAGTAAGAGAACATGTTCTCTGCTTTGGAACCCAGCTGTGAGATAAGGGAGAGACCACCTCTTCCCAGTCCCACAAGGCCACCACCCTGAGAGAATCCTTGTCCTTCgttgtcatgcccgcatccaaatgCAATGCCTTTAACCTTGCTGCTCCCAATTGACAATGTCTCGTAAGCCAGGTCGCCGCTGGTGAAGGAACCATCGCCATACTGATACATAAAGGTACAATCTGGATTGCATCCGGTTTGCGTACTCCCCAAGGCGTCACAAAGAGAATCACCGCAGGGAATTGTGGAAAATGTGGGGGACTTGGAGGGGTCGAAGATTGGCGTAGGCTGAGAGAAGCAGTCCTTGCAAGGCTTGCACTGAGTCCAAATCAGATCGCTCCCCGTGTCCACAATCGCTTCGAAGCTCACAGAGGGCGTTCCCAGTGCAACGCTCATCAGAAATTCTCCATCCCCTACTTCAACGGGCGTTTCAGCGTCTAATTGCCCTCTTATCAATGCCTCTATCTTCTTCATTCGCTTCTTACTTCGATCCACAGCCAAACCCAATCTCTCAGAAAAACCCAACTCTCTCTCTGATCTGCGCGTCATATTCACccttatttttacattttcatcgCTGCTAGACTTCGGCCAACCACTAAACAGTCTGTCCGAAGAACATGATATCGTTGGAATAGTAAAGCATATCAAGACCACAAAACCCAACAGCTTTGAACGctccatttctctttttcttttctaaacCTCGAAACCTTTTTCTGCTCTCATCTACTCCACTCCATGCAATATATATACACAGAGAGAGTGAGAAGGAGCCTTAAATCAAAATCAACAGATTCCCCGACGTGTCCACATAACAATATCGATCCTCTTAGAAGGATAGacgaatttatttaatttccccttcTCTATCTCTGCCCGCCTGGAATTGTTCTAGAAGTAGAATAGACTGCTGCAATTCGAAGTGAATCGTATTTTTTTCTGTCCATACCTTCACTAAGTATTTCCGTACACTTAACTCGTAATCCAGTTCCCTCTTCCCATTGAATTTTGTGGACCCATTCAGATCGAAATTCCAAAACGTGTTGTAACCGGAGGGTtagttttctaaaaatatttaaaattagtttacACATAATTATTCTTAGTCGGTTTATCCGGCTTTCCAACTTATTCTCATTCTTGTTTATCTCATTCTTAAATTTTGCTCTAATTAGTTTATTCATTTTTAAGATTTAGAGATTTTACTTGTACAAAACTGTTATATTCAATGCTCTATTATGTATTCACATTACCGTATCCTATCATAAAGTTCTATTCAAGGATTTATACCAGAAAGAAAAAGTACATGAAAGTTAATGTAATCTATGTGGTTGAACATCCacatatataaatcatctaaattgaattttatttttattctcgtTCTTATTTATCTTATTTCTCAATTTTACTTGTGCAGAAGTGTTATATGCAATGTTCTATTATATATTCACATTGCCATATCCTATCATAACGTTTTGCTCAAGGATTTATACCAGAAGGAAAAAGTAGATAAAAGTTAGCGTAATCTATGTGGTTGAACATGCAAgtatataaatcatctaaattgaatttaagaatccaTCTTTTAAGAATTGGGTATGTAGTTGTATCAGTGATAAGCATGAAAGTCATGTCAACTAGGGATCACTCCCCATGTCCACGATTGTTTTATGTCAAATCCATAGATATGCGTAAGTTCTATATGTGTGAATATAAATTCTTCCCTAACATTTGATCTAATAAATCTCACTTTTCGTCAATTTACCTTGAAGTTAACTCTTCACTAATTGTCAAGTATTCGCAATAGTTAAAATCACATTAGGGAGCCTGGTAGATCACTAGGGTCAAGTTCTCCTAGGTTATCCTTCGGAATGGTCGGCTTCACGAGCCTGGCCAATTTAGGTAAATGGAAAAGAAGCATGCAAATTtcccaagatgaaaactttgatggaGATAGATTCATCTTGGTGCTCCAACCAAAAGCGTTTCTATGATAAATGTTTCATTTATGCAAATTCGTATTCAATGAATTCTCAAAGCGACTGCATGTTAAATAAATGCACATTGAATTCTTTCAAAAACCAAAATGTTCAATAAATCACATAAAACAGGTACTAAATGTAATTATGATAGAATAAAAGGTTTGGAGTTAAAAAATTCGAATTTAAATTGCTAAATCTCAAGGGTCAGTATTGTATGGTGCAATATTGATTGGACGCCCCATTATTGACCAATAACAGAAAAAAGGCTAATACTTATGTAGAGAATAAATGCCTAGACATTGAGGTGTGGATGGAGAATAATCTAATAATAAATGTGATACATACGAATGTGTGCATGAATCCACGGGATAAGATAGAATATAAGGGGGTGTATGTAAATTAATAAGGGTGGCTAATTAGAGAATGGgccaagatttcgacaagattgcatCATTTCTTGATATATGGTTGAATTAATCCATCCTCTAATAATATACCCAAAACTAAGGATAGTTTGActagattaaaatattttaccattaTGTTTTGACCATACATTGACGTGCATGTGAATCCTAAAATAGTAATACATCTCAAAGCATATGGAATGTGGAATATATCATTTAAATTAGATGCTTGGACGTCAAATAATAGTTAATATAGATAGAGTAATGGACCTTGGCACATACTAGCATGTGATACTCATTCTTTACATTTGAATCCTTCATGAGAgcctaaaaaatagagaaattatgtATAGTGAGTAGCTTATATCTCAAGAATTAAATAGACATCAATAAAATACGTGAACCTATTTAACAATCTAGAAgattaagaaatatgaaaatgagtagTAAGTTTAggggtatcttcatgtgcaaaaggTTCTGTGACGTAGTGCCCTATGGTATATTGATACTACCACATCCTATCATataaaagctttatttagaaatggTGATTGCATGCTTCATATGAGAGAAATTATAGAAGAGGGAAAATAGTACATGAATTTATTATGCCGAAGGCGTCTCTTATATGAATTGGATGAGCTGTTTTTGGGCATCAACGATTGTGAGTAAAGGAGACAGCATTGCAAGACGATTGGGAATATTGGAGCTGCCCGCTGTCCATTAGttttattcttcattttttgtcagaATGTGTGCACTGCCCATCATCTCTCGATCTTCTCATTTTACCACTATCTCTCCTCTTGCAGTCACGATCAGATGAGATTTTTTCGAAAATTCTACTCCTCCATTAATGCAAACATAGTACTCTCAAATATTTGAGCTCTCACAATCTAAATTTTAGGGTTCCTGCCACTTGTTCCGTGTGCCTCTTTAATAATTCATAAATgtcattattttcttgttttttatttctaTACAATTTAGTTGTTGCACGGTTTCCCATGATAAGTGAATGGTGGGACCTTTTTTAATTACTAAGTACACTCAACCTTTATGTTTCCATTTGTCTAAATCAAACCATCTAGTAATTCCGAAACCCTAAAAAAGTTGTATGGGTTTTATAGACACTTCAAAATTTACTATGTTTGTATGTGttaaaatgactatgttagtgggttttaagttatttacttattattctgttaatgtattatatataataataatattattgaatagaaacctatttgtttaaatagttcaagtaatttatggtgaaaatgtaaatagaatagaataattttttattttcaaatagaaataaactatacaaatcatgtaaattgtattagtattattgtaatattatcataaaaaCTCGACCTTCAAGGACCCAACAAAAAAACAGATGCGAACCAACCCATAAAAACCAGGGAAAAGCAGCCCCATAGAACAACAGACAAGAACAATACAGAATTTCTACATAACAAAACTACAACACTTTGACCAATTTGTCATTCTTCTGAATGACATCCTCATTGATTTTCTGAACTTTCTTAATGATGTTGTCAACACGGGTCACACCCTTATCTTTTCTATGGAGCCTCGTCGCTGGACCAAGTAGGGGCTTCTCTTTCGTATCCAGATCCGCAACCACATCCTCTGAGGGAGCCCTAAGTTTCTTACAGGTACCAGCATTCACAACCTTATCTTTCTTCACCATCTCAGTGCTACCAGTGGGGCACTTGCCCTGAGAAATATAATGAAGAACTTCAGCCTATTCATTGAGTCTACGTAGACCAATGCTAGTATTGTTCATGGCAGACATACTCACCTCCACCACCACACTCAAACTATGCTGATGTTTATAAGTCATTTTCCAAAGCCTTAATGTGCTCTTCATGTTCCTCCTTAAGGTCTTTAATACCATTAGCCAGGGTATGCGTATTCGAGACCTAGTACTGTCGAGGTCCCCATTAGGTGGATTGGCCTTCTCTTTGAGATTATTAATCTCTTGAAAAATCTAGGTGAATTGGGCATTTTGGTTATCCTTTAAATTCCTCAAGTTAATATTCGTAATCGTATTCTCAGGGACCGACAAACCATCTCCTTAGGAGTAAACCCACCACCAAGAGTAGGTATAGAAACATTGACACCCTAATCCTCCGCAGGCCCGTCCAAATCAATCTGAGAGGCATTCGGTCGCTTAGAATAATTCTCGTTGACATTGTTAAATACTTTGGTTTTGTCAATAGCTCTTGACATAGAAACGCTGGCCACTCTTTTAACCTTCACATCAGAACTACCGTCCACCGAATTAGGGACATGTTCAGGGTCATCCTCCTCGttagataaaataatttattttctgctAGTACGGTTAGGGATTTTAGACGATGAGGGTCCTTGTTTGTTATAAATGTGAAAGACTTCGTTCCCATCGAAGTCCACCTCTTCATCAGAAGAGATTTCCCCATAATGAATATGGACATTCTTCTTGTATTCTATACCAGTTTTAGCACTCGTATTCCTCTCGACATTGATAGTCTTGGCATACTTCATAATCAACGGGAATAAGCCCTCATGGAGAACAAGGGAGGATGCACATTTCTCGTGAGCCCTAATGCTATTATTCAATGATGAGACCAAATAAAAGGCCAAGGAAATGCACTTGTGATGCCGAAAATGATTAATAATGACAAAGTGATAGCTAAGTAAGCTACAGAATTTACCATCAACGGTGAGGCGGCGCACGATAACCTCTGAGACCTCGTACCATGGCTTTGAAAGTGATTTTTTCTCCCACCCAACATTATTATTCTTTCTCACCTTCTCCCTTTCCTTCGGCGGGAAAAAGGTTTTCATCGCCACCATCGCACATTTCTTATGCTTGTAGAATTTGGTGCCCTTGTTCAGAATTTTGGACACCTTAGCCACCATCTCCTCATTAACCTCCAGCTCCATACCATAGACACAGATAAAACCATCCTTCCACCCATTAAGAAAGGCCTCAGTAACAAGGGCATCCACACCATGAAGCATCTCGATATAACTAGTCAAAACTCCTACCGAAAGTTCTTTCCATACTGCTTCCTTATTTCGTCATTTTTCGCAGACTATGGGATCCAAACGGTTCCTATCTCCCCTAATATTAAAAAATACTAATTctcaacaacctgcaacacaaacagagttgacataaaccatataaaaacaattaaaaaagccaCCAGAAAGTTCGTCTTTCCCCTCATAAAAGAAGTCTTGCCCACGACACTTTGGAAGATgtcattctccatcatttccaAAAGCCCCTTGAGCTTCGCAAGCATCATAATCATTACGGAGTAGGTTAAGAAGATCCACTGGGATCTTATCATAAATGTTCCAAAGTTTCCTACTTGCCAAGTCGGCCCCAATGTTGGCCTAAATATCcgcaaccttattaccttcatgGTAGACATGTGAAATGTTAAATTCACAGAAGCCCCTGAGAGGAATTAGGCTATCTTGAATAATATGTTTAATCAACCAAATAGGAGAGGAGGAAGTCGTTAAACaatgatgtttagggagtcacactccaaccagacccttctcaaacctttctctttggccaatttgatattggtataaATTGTGAAGGCCTCATTAAAGTGATTTGTCTGGGTACCCAAAGAGAGGGCCATTGTCGAGACCATCCTGCCATTGTTATCACGCACCACTTCCCCACATCCAGCAGGTCTGGGATTCCCATTCGCCACACCATCAATTAATGTTACTTtaggtccaatattttttttaaatgttataaaaattgattaacaagatatgagaaagagtttattgaattaatagatagagagagaaatcaatccaatgtcatttctttcaatgaaatggaaaatatttttgCAGGAAGAGCATCATCAAGAATCAAGACAATAGATAaagtagtaaatgttgtcaagtGAGTGCTAAGATCAACTTTCCCATTGGACTTCTCAAAACATGGTACCTCTGTTTTCTTTGAGATGGGATTCTTTAGGACGGTATATGAAAGTAGTCCACGTGTGCAATATGGTGGAAGAGTTAGTTGGGATTAGGTTTGGCTTGTGCTGGCCAATTATTCAGATGTCCAAATCTCTACTACGATACATAATTTATAAGGATTATTTCCATAAAAAAATAAACCAACTGAATAATTGTAGTGCTCTATTGTATTTAAGTTAAGAGTGTAAAATTATCCCTTTCCCAATTGaatgatccttcttcctttctagctatacattgaataataaataagtattttccagcatctatatccgttgcgacaagaatcttcgatagaaaaataataataataagtaaagaaaaatgaaatggcattatactagaatacattattttcatgacccaaaatagtaaattaatggatACTAAGCGATTGGAGCTAGTTAAATGCCTTGCTGAAGgagtaattaccaaaataaaagaaaaaagagaaaagaggagactaTGTTTAAACTGGTTCAATTTAAAACTTCCTAATAGTATCCTCATGTGGCATACATTGCCAAGCACTAAGAaagaattttttatatcattgtagATCTAAATGCATCTCACCTTAGGTGGTTAATCGGGTCAatggagatggaaaaatcctttACAAAGGCTGCACATTATCTAGTAAGCACAATAGttttaaaagataataaataaataataagaatgaaattagaacaagaatttaatcaagtgtaaatgcactccactcatcaccttcgtcgcccaattgaataaactaagaaaatataagctAAGCTACTAGTTTAGATGTTGTCCAATGCCCTTAGAAACTATATGAATAGCATGTTGGACACCTTATCCACCATCTCCTCATCAACCTCCAGCTCCATACCATAGACACAGAGCACACCATACTTCCACCCATGAACAAAGGCCTCGGTAACAAGGGCATCCGCACCATGAAGCGTCTCGATATAACTAGTAAAAACACTTATCGAAAGTTCTTTGCATACTGCttccttatttcatcatttttcatagacTATGGGCTCCAAACGGTTCCTATCTCCCCCAATCTTGGAAAATACCGATTctcaacaacctgcaacacaaacagagttgagctaaacaaaaacaatcaaaaacgccACCAGAAAGTTTGACTTTCCCCTCATAGAAGAAGTCTTGCCCAGGACACTTTGGAAGACGTCATTCTCCATCATTTCCGAAAGCCCCTTGAGCTTCGCACGCATCATGATCATTACGGAGTAGGTTAAGAAGATCCTCTGGGATCCGATCATAAATGTTCCAAACTTTCCTACTTGGCAAGTCGGCCCCAATGTTGGCCTAAATATCGGCAACCTTATTACCTTCACGATAGACATGTGAAATGGTAAATTCGTAGAATCCCCTGagaagcattaggctatcttcaaTAATATGTTTAATCGACCAACTAGGGGAGGAGGAAGTTGTTAAACAATtaatgatgtttagggagtcacactccaagaagacccttctcaaacctttctctttggccaatttgatattggtatacGTTGTGAAGGCCTCACTAAAGTGGTTTGTCTAGGTACCCAAAGAGAGGGCCACCATCGAGACCATCCTGCCATTATTATCACGCACCACTCCCCCATATCCAGCAGGTCCGGGATTCCCCTTCGCTGCACCATCAATTAATGTTACTTtaggtccaatatttttttttaaacgttataaaaattgattaacaagatatgagaaagagtttattgaattaatagataaagggaaaaatcaatccaatgtcatttgtttcaatgaaatgaaaaagatttttgcaggaagagaatcctcaagaatcaagccaatagataaagtagtaaatgttgtcaagtGAGTGCTAAGATCAACTTTCCCATTGGACTTCTCGAAACATGGTACCTCTATGTGCTTTGAGATGGGATTCTTTAGGACGGTATATGAAAGTAGTCTACGTGTGCAATATGATGGAAGAGTTAGTTGGGATTAGGTTTGGCCTGTGCCGGCCAATTATTCAAATGTCGACATCTCTACTATGATACATGATTTATAAGGAGTGCTTCCATAAAAAAGTAAACCAACCGAATAATTGTAGTGCTCTATTGTATTTAAGTTAAGAGTGTAAAATTATCCCTTTCCCAATTGaatgatccttcttcctttctagctatacattgaataataaataaatattttccagcatctatatccgttgcaacaagaatcttcgatagaaaaataataataataataataagtaaagaaaaatgaaatggcattatactagaatacattattttcatgacccaaaatagtaaattaatggatACAAAGCAATTGTAGCTAGTTAAATGCCTTGCTGAAGgagtaattaccaaaataaaataaaaaaagaaaagaggaggctCTGTTTAAACTGGTTCAATCTAAAACTTCCTAATATTATCCTCGTGTGACATACATTGTCGAGCATTGAGAAACATAGAATTTTTTATATCGCTTGTAgctctaaatgcatctcaccttaggtggttgatagggtcgagggagatggaaaaatcctta
This genomic interval from Cryptomeria japonica unplaced genomic scaffold, Sugi_1.0 HiC_scaffold_193, whole genome shotgun sequence contains the following:
- the LOC131868033 gene encoding aspartic proteinase nepenthesin-1-like, whose product is MERSKLLGFVVLICFTIPTISCSSDRLFSGWPKSSSDENVKIRVNMTRRSERELGFSERLGLAVDRSKKRMKKIEALIRGQLDAETPVEVGDGEFLMSVALGTPSVSFEAIVDTGSDLIWTQCKPCKDCFSQPTPIFDPSKSPTFSTIPCGDSLCDALGSTQTGCNPDCTFMYQYGDGSFTSGDLAYETLSIGSSKVKGIAFGCGHDNEGQGFSQGGGLVGLGRGGLSLISQLGSKAENMFSYCLLPITDSSSQTSPLFFGEGASLSGGAKTLPLIKSSIIPTFWYIPITGITLNGKALDIPPGTFDLQSDGSGGMIIDSGTTVTILDQAAYSPLKEAIQSAIDLTPVDGSSTGLDLCYHTSSAHLTLPTLVFNFKGGVDYELPADNFFIQASENLLCLAMLGEPSGNPSIFGNIQQQNFHILYNNAQNTLSFKPTKCDSL